The Labrus mixtus chromosome 14, fLabMix1.1, whole genome shotgun sequence nucleotide sequence TTGTGTCAGAGGGAAGGTGAAAAGTCAGACATGGAGTCCTAACAATAAAGGATGTATACAATTTCAAACTGTCACACCTTAATCACAAGTTGGCTGTTAAAGCATGTCACTGCTCAGTTAATTGTAGCTGCCTCGCCCTGTCGGCAGGTTCCAAAGAGGCAGGTTTTGGTGAAACCTTAATGAGCTGGTACACACTGTATGGTATTGGACATGGAGCAACAGCGTGTGAGACAAGCATCTTACATGCCATAAGAAAAAGCATGGTCTTAAATGATATCTCTTTAACACAGGTACTAAGATTTCTTTCCTTATCTTTCCCCTCCCCCTGCAAACACTGGCAGAGCAGCACATGATTTGGACAGAGAGGACTGACAGCCTTGCCTTGCACTCGGCCTCTGATCAGCCATCTCCACCAGCAAACTGAAGTTTGACCCGCACTTCATCACCAGCCACACAAGCATCTTTGGAACAAAACGTCATCTAACTGTGAGTAAAAAGCTGGACGTAATACGTTGCGTTTCGTTTTAGCTTAATCCTACTTTTCAATTTGGTAACTGTAAAATGCTTTCATTTGTAGTACAgctgtacagtttatttaaattctGTGTATTCCAAATTATAAAGCATGTTTCCATACGTTTTAATTTTATATGATCAGGTCATGTATATGTGGATTCTTACATTTCAGaccaaagtgttttttattaatatatttcttAGTCATTGTTAGAAATAGTGTAAACGAACTAGCTATTGTTTTTGCAaagatttgtacatttttgagTCCAAAATAAAGACTCTAAAGTGCTGTGTTTAATAACCACCAAATAAGCTCAACAGCTTTACTTAAATTATACTCAAGATGGTTTGAATTTAAAAGAAATTAGTTTTACAGTAATTATGAAAAACCTCAATTTGCATAATTCTTACACTAACTACCCATCTATTTAGTACATagattttaatttcttttaatGCCTCACTTGGAAGAAAAGCACACACAGTAATCTTACACACTGATCAGCCGGGTCACATCTATTCCAAGGATAGTAAAGGAAGCGCCATCAAAGTGAACACATGGCTAACAAAAGAGGCCTGTTGTCCTCCAAGCCCAGTGCACCACCTACTGGTGGGTGGAGGAACTTCAGAAGAGCATGGTGTAGGGGGGGGAACTTGTACAGTAATAATTAGGAGGGAACCATCTTAATTGTCTTTCACCATGGcaatgtggggttttttttataccaggatCAGGAGACAAATTTAGCTCCAGCATGGAAATGATTTGATTCTCGTCCAAATAATACGAGCCTGGGctgaagaaaataatgaaaaataaaaatatctgtatTATTGTTTTAGTAATCCTCCAACAAAGTAGTCTTATCTCTTTTTATAATGAGCATCAATCTTTCTAATTGTATACTTAAGTTGATCGTAGTGCTGGGATATGGTTTTGTTTTCTAATATAAGGCAAATGGCAGTTTTCTTGCATACaagaaatgtgacttttttaGATGTGAATTTGTATTCTATTAAATTTAATTTCACAATTGTATTAACTCTGATACATCAGTAATACTCTAAACAATTAATACAAATATGTTATAGTTCCATGTTAGAGAGAAATCTTCCCCCTAGAACAAGTAttttcacaaaatgtcaaatgttcttCATATTGGTGTGTTTAATGCAGTCGAATCTCACTGCGACTATGTGAGTTTTTAAGACAGGTTTGTTGCCTCCTGCAGGTGACATCAGTTGCAAGGGGATGACCGAGCGCATTCATAACATCAATCTTCACAACTTCAGCAATTCTGTACTTGAGACCCTCAATGAGCAGCGCAACCGTGGGCACTTCTGTGACGTGACTGTTCGGATCCATGGAAGTATGCTGCGTGCTCACCGCTGTGTGCTGGCTGCTGGAAGCCCCTTCTTTCAGGACAAGCTGCTCTTGGGCTACAGCGACATTGAGATCCCTTCTGTGGTCTCGGTGCAGTCCATCCAAAAGCTGATTGACTTTATGTACAGTGGGATTTTGCGGGTGTCTCAGTCAGAGGCCTTGCAGATCCTTACTGCCGCCAGCATCCTTCAGATTAAGACCGTCATCGATGAGTGCACCCGCATCGTTTCCCAGAATGTGGGCCTGGCTGGGCCGGGTGAGTTCCCTGTTATACCGGGAGACTCTGGTCAGGAAACACCCCGCGGCACGCCAGAGTCAGGAACCTCCGGGCCCAGCAGCGACGCAGAGTCGGGTTATATGCAAGCAACATCACAGCAAAGCATTGATCGTGCATACACATCACTGTACTCCTACTCTGGCCTCTCGCTGCAGAACGGCACCCGTGAGCGCTCCATGTACATAAACCCTCTGTCTTCAAACTACGACACCACTCTTGGCACTCAGAAGAACCAGCAATCTCAAAATCCGCCCTGGATGAACCGCATCCAGGAGAGATCTCAACAGGTCGACCGCTTCATCTCCACAGCAGAGTCCACTCACTGCCGCAAACAGCCCCGACCGTCACGCATCCAGACGGGAGGGATGCACATAAAGCAGGAGGCCGAAGACGAGTACGGCTGCTACGAGAATTTGGGGGATTGCCAAGACGACACCGACCACACTGAGGGTGTAGAGAGCGAGACCAAGGTTGAAAGTTTTGACTCAGGTGTGAGCTCCTCCATCAGCACCGAGCCAGATGCTATGGAACAGCAGCCGTTCCTGATGGGCTTTAGAGAGGGGGGCGGCGAAGGGCATCAAGGTGAAGGAGGGGGTCCTGTGCATATAGAGGTCAACGACTCGTCCCCTGAGCAAGTGCAAGAGATGGACGACGGGGACACATCCCACAGCACTAGTGACAGTAGCATGATGCAGACCCTGCCATACTCAGTCATGTCCCAGTCCCTGCCGAGTGCCCAGCACTACATGCGCAAGGCAGAATCACACACCAGCAACCTGAGGATGCCGATCACCGTGACCAGCAACTCCCAAGTGATGGGCCCTGGTGGAAGCCCCTTCCTGCCCACACTCTTTCCCACTCAGCCGGCTAGAGACAGCAAGCCTTTCCTTTACCTTCCTGGCCAGCAGCAGCCCCAGTTCGTGGCGGTGCCGCCCCCTGCAATGCCATCATTCCCCAACCCAATGTCGGTACAGCAAGCACCATCTCAGCAACAACAGGCTGGAGGAGGGATCAGTGCGGGGGAGAAGAAGCCGTATGAATGCACTCTCTGCAGTAAAACTTTTACTGCTAAACAAAACTACGTCAAACACATGTTTGTCCATACTGGTAAGTTATAGTGGCTTATGGGTAGTTCAGATTTAGTTTCAGTTAAATGATGATGTATCCATAATTAAAGTAGGTAGAAGCTCTACCTGTAGATACAGAAATACGGAAATATTGATGGATAGCTTTGTTGTTTACcagatacttaaaaaaaaacaacaacctttgTTTGTTAGGTCACAGTTGACTCCTTACTTGCATCAATAGATTTCTCATGCAGAACATTAATACAGTCTGATCAATCTCGATCTGCCAAAAATCATTATCGCAGAATTGGAGAATTAGATATCACATAATGATTTTGCTAttattacagtaaaaaaaaatcaataggtAGTTTGGTAAATGTGTCTGTACAATACACCTCCATGCAAAATAAGGTTGCCTTGGACCTCAAAATAGCTAAAAGGCAAtgaacacacttacacactcgTGCATACCACACATGTGCAGCAAGAGGTGAAGTGTCATTAGCTTCAATCAAAAATCTGTCAGAGATGAAATAGACTTTGAACTACAAATATGACTAATATATATGTGCTAGCTCAACCCCGCTGATCTATAACTGAGCTTTGGTTCTGACCTTCCTTTGGTGaaaaaatggctttttaaatcaaagcatGTAGCTACACATAAATTCACTGCACTACAGTTGATGCTGGTGGCTTTATCAACTTGCATCACACAGCATCCTCACATAATAATGTTAACGTGTTCAAATTGATAGTCCAAAATGTCAGCAGAAACATGTGTGTTAATACGTTTATATCCAGAGAAGCTAACAAACTGACAATGTGCATTCttacattattttgtttgtgatcATATGGAAATATTATTGTCTCAGTTCACCTTTGTGTCATCACAGGAATGTTAAATATCCATAGAATAGTAATTGTGCACTTTTGTTAGTTTTGTAACACCTGCATCATGGCTGCATTATAGCAAAGTTTTCCTCACAAAGCTGTAGCATATTGTCGCTTCTAGTGGAACCAACATTATAACAGACTTAACAAAAGCTTAAATAATTCTAGCCTGAGGTTTGTTCCTGTACTAGAAAAGAAACACTGCTGGCTTCAGGCATCTGATGCTTCTGCACACATTCTTCTATATCTTTAAAACCTAATTCTgaaaatgtcttctttctttctttttttttattcttttgtctTGCATGAACATCCAGGTGAGAAACCTCATCAGTGCAGCATCTGCTGGCGCTCATTCTCCCTGAAGGATTACTTAATCAAACACATGGTGACACACACAGGAGTGCGGGCCTACCAGTGCAGCATCTGCAACAAGCGCTTCACCCAGAAGAGCTCCCTCAATGTCCACATGCGGCTGCACCGTGGAGAGAAGTCCTATGAGTGCTACATCTGCAAGAAGAAGTTCTCACACAAGACCCTGCTTGAGCGGCACATGGCTCTGCACAGCACGGGCAGTGCCATTATGGGGCTATCGGGGAGCGCCGTCAACCAGGGCCCTGTCTCCATTCCCATGCCGATGGCCGTCCCGGATCCCGGAGCAGGAGTGGTGGCCCTCGCCATGCCCGTGAGCGGAGGTGCTGGAGTAGGGGCCGGGGTTGGAACAGGAGTGGGTGTAGCTGCAGAAGCGAGTTGCCAAGAAGGGACCACCTATGTGTGCTCCGTCTGCCCTGCCAAGTTCGACCAAATGGAGCACTTCAATGACCACATGCGAATGCATGTCTCCGATGGATAAGTACTAGTAGATAAACTCCTTTCAAAAAGAATGACAAATAAATGGCACTagattttccttttcttgttttgagGTATGAAGAGTAATGAGTATAGACACTGGCACATTAAgtttcccaaaaaaaaaaaaagattttttttttttttttctgttaaatctaaaagaaaaaaaagatggtggcCTTAAGGCTTAGTAGTTTGATATTGATCTACTGGATGGATCCTAACTACAGGCCTCTAAATGTATGCTTTCCTAAAATACTGATTTATGTGTTGAACACTACCGAAAGGCCTACgaaagaaacacatacacacaaacacacttttagtGTAGTTTTGTATGAATGAATATACATGTGCATATATGTGTGAgcgtttgtgcatttgtgtgtctgtgtgtttgcatgtgtgtgtgtttgcgcgtgtgtgtgtgtgtctgtgtgtctgtgtgtgtgtgtgtgtgtgtgtgtgtgtgtgtgtgtgtgtgtgtgtgtgtgtgtgtgtgtgtgtgtgtgtgtgtgtgtgtgtgtgtgtacattgccatgaaaaataaatcatggcAGTTGTGAACCCATACTGACCAGTTTGGAAACTTTAGATGTCCAAGCTTACTGTGGTATAAtttacaacaataacaaaaaagtcATCTGGGGTCGGGCTATATATTCCCTCTAAAAATACTGACGGTCACAAGATTGCCttcttctgtaaaataaaaaaaggagagtaGTTAATTTGGTGATGGGTTTAATTTATTCCTATTGTATTAAGGGATTATAATGCAGCTGTTGTCAAGGTACCAATTTCAATCATTTATCTgaaatgtgacttcctgtccacTGGCGACCGGAACGAACATTTCTCATATGTTTTGTAATTGCTGTCCATGCATTTGATGCTTCAGTTTACTAAATTTGGGTGTGTTGATCAGACAGTATTAGagcaaaaacatgtttctttttttctgaagtttgGAGTTTAACTAATTTGCATACACTGCCACTAATATTTTAAACGACTGTTAAGGCTTGTAGACCTCTTCCATTTgaaaacataagaaaaaaagaaagattctTTTGCTGAcggtttgtttttaaagcctttcACTTTCACAGTTAGGGCAGGCTGGCATATGTGACTAAACTCTCTCCTTCATAATTGCTGCTCTTCAACTTGCACCTGACTGTTATGGGATGTAGATTCAAGAAATAATTTGTCATATTGTTGTTATTTAGGAGTCTACATGGTTAGCTATCAAATTGATAATCAAGTAATAATACCTAGTCAGGGGGTATATACACTGGAACAGTGTTAAAGAAGGAGGGAATTAATTTGAATCAAATTTGAATTGGAAATAAATGCCATCCTCATCCTAGAGCCCCTGTCAAACATGTTCAATGCTGTTGCACAGCCATTTGGGCATGTGGGAGCTAAATGCATTGCTCTTCATGTGTTTGCCCTCCCTGGAGGCTCAAACGGCATGCAACCCATTGAAAGGAAAACAAGTAGCTCCATTGAAATCACACTGTTTCCTTATAAACCACACGTTCAGATGGACTTTCTACACAATAGTATACATTCCTGATTTTTCTAAAAACAATCTAGACACATTATGTACAGAATAGATTTTGGAAGCTAGTGCGAGCAAGTTGTCATCACATCACTTTAGGCTCATTTCTgatatttgaattgttttataaTTGCTCTCTACTCTAAATTcgacttacacacacacacacacacacacacacacacacaactgccTGCAACTGCAATCCTGAAGGATTTGCTCATGTATGTGAGCAACAACTTTGGTAGTTGTGTCGTTAAAAGAATAACTGAGTACAGCAGTCTTAAAAAGACCCgctgtggataaaaaaaaagtgctattttgcacattttcttaaaatgcCTGTGCTTAATATTTAGTCATTTTACTTAAACAAACTTTtatgatttctgtttttcaatttcaaaggaaaaaaagcatttttttttatcttgataaGTGGACTGCATTATTTTCTTGCATATATGTTGCACTGCTTAAACCAATAAGTGCACTACTGTTAACAGAGATATTATAGTTTTagaaaagaggttttttttttcttaaatctaACATTTGGTTGTAGAGTTCACATGTAATAGAATAGCTTTGTTTCAATTTATTCATTAAGTAAATCAGCGGTTCTTGGCTTTTGTTATTGCTTGCAGTAACCTACAGTATATTCTTGTGCCGTGTTAATGCAAgcatttatctttatttaaatatgtacCATTACGTGTGCTCATCTATGGTTTCAAACCTTTGAACTCATTCTTTTATGGAGTCAGTTCCCTATAAACGTCATTGGATTGCATTTTTTTAGAATCAAAGGAGAATATCCAAGCCAAACAACATAAACAGTGAAACAAGAACAGTAATAATACACACAGCTCCTTTGGCGGAGGTTCTAATAATAACTATTATTATatgattaataataatacatttataatgtgtgtgtgtgtaacataaATGATATGTGTGTCCTAGAACAACTTTGTGTGGGTTTAGAGGTGTGGGGAGGTGATGGAATGCAGCTTCTTTGATATCTGTGCGTCAGTTGTACACAGTTGTTTCCCTTccttagtgtttgtgtgtcagtgagtgtttgtgtgtttggtatATAGCCTAATCAAGCTGTTGATAAGTGGAATATCTGAACTGTAGGGCTTCCTTTGCAATATGCAATGCAGGTACTATGAGAAGCAGCTCTCCAGACCTTTTGGGCTATTAAGGCACCTGTGGCGTTTGTTCTGAGATTTGACTCAAGCTGAGGTTGACACTGTTGAACTCAGAGTACAATTTGAGGAGTTATGTCTGGCATTTGGATgcttaaagttattttaactgCTACTAAAGTACAGATCCTTGTTGAGTGAGCTGAAGGGAAGTCTGTAGGTCAGTTTCCCCTCGGCTAAAAAGAATCTATTGACCACACATGCGTAAACACACGTGAGGTCTGTCCGCAGTAAAAGTAgcacattattaaacatttgattGGGCCTGTGTCCTATGGTGTGCATATAAGCCTAAACTGTATGGTTCCTGTTTGTAGCTGTTGTTGCCAGGATGGCAATATTGCTGCATGCTAGTGCTATATTTGTCTCTACACAGCACGTGGAGGGTAATCTCATGCCTTAACAGACAATGCACTAAAAAGAATATGTAAGCAACTGCCGAGATCTCTTTTCCAACAGTACTGCCACACATACGGCACACAGCTcattgtgttgatgtttgttgtctGTTCAGTACCGAGTTAAACACTGCCAATCTAACATCATCACTTCTTCGAAAGCAAAGGCAGAGACATTGATTGAATCGTTTCAGTGTAATGTTTGTATTCAGTGATCTAGCATTCCTTCATGGCACCTAAATTTTACATATTTGTGTAAACACATATATCAAATGCACTATTGACTGTAGCTAGATGAGTACAACCAGCTTTGTGGTATCATTGGTCTAAATAGTAGGTTAAGTAGCTCGATGTTggttttatgaaatatttgatttcagAACTACACTATCAGTCGTttctctatcttttttttttttttttttttggaa carries:
- the zbtb20 gene encoding zinc finger and BTB domain-containing protein 20; its protein translation is MTERIHNINLHNFSNSVLETLNEQRNRGHFCDVTVRIHGSMLRAHRCVLAAGSPFFQDKLLLGYSDIEIPSVVSVQSIQKLIDFMYSGILRVSQSEALQILTAASILQIKTVIDECTRIVSQNVGLAGPGEFPVIPGDSGQETPRGTPESGTSGPSSDAESGYMQATSQQSIDRAYTSLYSYSGLSLQNGTRERSMYINPLSSNYDTTLGTQKNQQSQNPPWMNRIQERSQQVDRFISTAESTHCRKQPRPSRIQTGGMHIKQEAEDEYGCYENLGDCQDDTDHTEGVESETKVESFDSGVSSSISTEPDAMEQQPFLMGFREGGGEGHQGEGGGPVHIEVNDSSPEQVQEMDDGDTSHSTSDSSMMQTLPYSVMSQSLPSAQHYMRKAESHTSNLRMPITVTSNSQVMGPGGSPFLPTLFPTQPARDSKPFLYLPGQQQPQFVAVPPPAMPSFPNPMSVQQAPSQQQQAGGGISAGEKKPYECTLCSKTFTAKQNYVKHMFVHTGEKPHQCSICWRSFSLKDYLIKHMVTHTGVRAYQCSICNKRFTQKSSLNVHMRLHRGEKSYECYICKKKFSHKTLLERHMALHSTGSAIMGLSGSAVNQGPVSIPMPMAVPDPGAGVVALAMPVSGGAGVGAGVGTGVGVAAEASCQEGTTYVCSVCPAKFDQMEHFNDHMRMHVSDG